A region from the Gossypium hirsutum isolate 1008001.06 chromosome A08, Gossypium_hirsutum_v2.1, whole genome shotgun sequence genome encodes:
- the LOC107926847 gene encoding cytochrome c oxidase subunit 5C — protein sequence MAGSRVAHATLKGPSVVKEIVIGITLGLCAGGLWKMHHWNEQRKVRAFYDMLEKGEISVIAEE from the coding sequence ATGGCTGGTTCCAGGGTTGCTCATGCTACCTTGAAAGGACCAAGTGTTGTTAAGGAGATAGTTATCGGAATAACACTTGGCCTTTGTGCTGGTGGGCTTTGGAAGATGCATCACTGGAATGAGCAGAGGAAAGTGAGAGCATTCTACGACATGCTCGAGAAAGGTGAAATCAGTGTCATTGCAGAAGAATAA
- the LOC107926848 gene encoding uncharacterized protein: MPLRFCSPRFLVFVFLISAIPIAYIISEERAVPATHVFHYHSTGFFRECAKWDDQGRRFLVSFLEGGVGEILVPDDYAPGPGDVVLKEVTVVKDFDLAGNSSLGIAVDRLRNRLLVVVADLLGNRYSGLAAYDLSSWKRLFLTRLSGPSDEKSFADDVAIDADGNAYVTDAKASKIWKVGAHGELLSIIRNPLFTPRQWYKTLVALNGIVYHPDGYLIVIHTFSGNLFKIDLAKGHEVKLIEVVGGTLVFGDGLDLISPTKLVVAGNPSGRLVESSDGWETASVVAKFKGPIHRLSTAATVKDGKVYLNHLVGMGYPKKTHALVEAVF, translated from the exons ATGCCGCTAAGGTTTTGCTCTCCTCGATTCCTTGTTTTCGTCTTCCTCATATCGGCAATCCCCATCGCTTACATCATCTCTGAGGAACGTGCCGTGCCTGCCACCCACGTTTTCCACTACCATAGCACCGGCTTTTTCCGGGAGTGCGCCAAGTGGGACGACCAAGGCCGGCGCTTCCTCGTCAGTTTCTTGGAAGGCGGCGTCGGTGAAATCCTGGTTCCCGACGATTACGCACCGGGACCGGGGGATGTCGTGTTGAAAGAGGTCACCGTGGTCAAAGATTTTGACTTGGCCGGAAATTCTTCCCTCGGAATCGCCGTCGACAGGCTCAGAAACCGGCTGCTTGTGGTTGTCGCCGACTTGCTCGGCAACCGATACAGCGGTCTCGCGGCTTATGATTTGTCATCGTGGAAGCGGCTATTTCTAACCCGGCTCAGTGGCCCTA GCGATGAAAAATCCTTCGCCGATGACGTCGCAATAGATGCCGATGGTAATGCGTATGTCACCGATGCTAAAGCCAGCAAAATCTGGAAAGTCGGTGCCCATGGCGAGTTATTGTCTATCATAAGAAACCCACTCTTCActccaagacagtggtacaaaaCCTTGGTCGCATTGAACGGAATCGTTTACCACCCCGACGGCTATTTGATCGTGATCCACACTTTCAGTGGTAATTTGTTTAAGATCGATCTGGCCAAGGGACATGAAGTGAAGTTGATCGAGGTTGTTGGAGGCACATTAGTCTTTGGTGACGGTCTAGATCTAATCTCTCCGACAAAGCTCGTCGTAGCCGGGAATCCTTCGGGGAGATTGGTGGAGAGCTCTGACGGATGGGAGACGGCTTCCGTGGTGGCGAAGTTTAAGGGGCCCATCCATCGGTTGTCAACGGCGGCGACGGTGAAGGATGGGAAGGTTTATCTCAACCATTTGGTTGGGATGGGGTACCCCAAGAAAACACATGCCCTTGTTGAGGCAGTTTTCTGA